One genomic segment of Sebastes fasciatus isolate fSebFas1 chromosome 17, fSebFas1.pri, whole genome shotgun sequence includes these proteins:
- the pef1 gene encoding peflin isoform X2 has product MSFHYGQGYPGGGNPPPSAPYGGGASPYGQSPSAPYGGAPRQPAAHYGAYGAQGQGGQYGHGQGGAPAGHYAAGYGQPHGGQPHGGHYGHHAPAGNIPPGVNQEAYQWFHTVDTDHSGFINLKELKQALVNSNWSAFNDETCLMMINMFDKTRSGRMDLFGFSALWDFMQRWRALFQQYDRDRSGTISGTELHQALAQMGYNLSPQFSETLVRRFPTRGGRPGIQLDRFIQVCTQLQSMTQFFREKDTTMTGHIRLNYEDFLSGSVGRLM; this is encoded by the exons GGCTATCCAGGAGGAGGCAACCCACCACCAAGTGCTCCATACGGGGGAGGCGCTAGTCCCTATGGGCAATCCCCCTCAGCTCCATACGGAGGTGCACCACGTCAACCAGCGGCTCATTATGGTGCTTACGGAGCCCAGGGTCAAGGAGGGCAGTATGGGCACGGACAAGGGGGTGCCCCCGCCGGGCATTATGCGGCGGGTTACG GACAGCCTCATGGAGGACAGCCTCATGGAGGACATTATGGACACCACGCTCCTGCAG GTAACATCCCTCCTGGTGTTAACCAAGAGGCATACCAGTGGTTCCACACCGTTGACACGGACCACAGTGGCTTCATCAATCTCAAGGAGCTGAAGCAGGCACTCGTCAACTCCAACTGGTCTGCTTTTAATGACGAGACCTGCCTCATGATGATCA ACATGTTTGACAAGACGCGGTCAGGTCGAATGGACCTGTTTGGCTTCTCGGCGCTGTGGGATTTCATGCAGCGGTGGAGAGCGCTCTTTCAGCAATACGACAGAGACCGCTCAGGCACCATCAGCGGCACGGAGCTACACCAAG ccCTCGCTCAGATGGGCTACAACCTGAGTCCCCAGTTTTCCGAGACGCTGGTGCGACGCTTCCCCACGCGAGGCGGACGACCCGGCATCCAGCTGGACCGCTTCATCCAGGTGTGCACCCAGCTCCAGAGCATGACGCAATTCTTCAGGGAGAAAGACACGACCATGACGGGCCACATCCGCCTTAACTACGAGGATTTCCTCTCCGGGTCCGTCGGCAGGCTCATGTGA
- the pef1 gene encoding peflin isoform X1, which translates to MSFHYGQGYPGGGNPPPSAPYGGGASPYGQSPSAPYGGAPRQPAAHYGAYGAQGQGGQYGHGQGGAPAGHYAAGYGGQPHGGQPHGGQPHGGQPHGGHYGHHAPAGNIPPGVNQEAYQWFHTVDTDHSGFINLKELKQALVNSNWSAFNDETCLMMINMFDKTRSGRMDLFGFSALWDFMQRWRALFQQYDRDRSGTISGTELHQALAQMGYNLSPQFSETLVRRFPTRGGRPGIQLDRFIQVCTQLQSMTQFFREKDTTMTGHIRLNYEDFLSGSVGRLM; encoded by the exons GGCTATCCAGGAGGAGGCAACCCACCACCAAGTGCTCCATACGGGGGAGGCGCTAGTCCCTATGGGCAATCCCCCTCAGCTCCATACGGAGGTGCACCACGTCAACCAGCGGCTCATTATGGTGCTTACGGAGCCCAGGGTCAAGGAGGGCAGTATGGGCACGGACAAGGGGGTGCCCCCGCCGGGCATTATGCGGCGGGTTACGGTGGACAGCCTCACGGAGGACAGCCTCACGGAGGACAGCCTCATGGAGGACAGCCTCATGGAGGACATTATGGACACCACGCTCCTGCAG GTAACATCCCTCCTGGTGTTAACCAAGAGGCATACCAGTGGTTCCACACCGTTGACACGGACCACAGTGGCTTCATCAATCTCAAGGAGCTGAAGCAGGCACTCGTCAACTCCAACTGGTCTGCTTTTAATGACGAGACCTGCCTCATGATGATCA ACATGTTTGACAAGACGCGGTCAGGTCGAATGGACCTGTTTGGCTTCTCGGCGCTGTGGGATTTCATGCAGCGGTGGAGAGCGCTCTTTCAGCAATACGACAGAGACCGCTCAGGCACCATCAGCGGCACGGAGCTACACCAAG ccCTCGCTCAGATGGGCTACAACCTGAGTCCCCAGTTTTCCGAGACGCTGGTGCGACGCTTCCCCACGCGAGGCGGACGACCCGGCATCCAGCTGGACCGCTTCATCCAGGTGTGCACCCAGCTCCAGAGCATGACGCAATTCTTCAGGGAGAAAGACACGACCATGACGGGCCACATCCGCCTTAACTACGAGGATTTCCTCTCCGGGTCCGTCGGCAGGCTCATGTGA